The Oscillospiraceae bacterium genome contains a region encoding:
- a CDS encoding YitT family protein produces the protein MKKQSKLKNFLFINLGCILLSCGVYFFKIPNGFATGGVTGIGTILGKITPVTPAAWIWILNITLLLLGFLFLGTKNGIKTVYCSMFYSAVTYVLEVVLPLSQPLTNQPFMELAYAMILTSVGSAMIFNSDASSGGTDIAALILKKYTNVDVGKALLAVDFFVAASSFAVFGVQIGLFSLMGLFAKAFIVDSMIENLNTCKYFIVITTKREEISDFIIKTLHHGVTVNSVIGEFTKEEKTMIHTVCKRIEAIRLRNKVKEIDPHSFIIITTSSEIIGRGFRSV, from the coding sequence ATGAAAAAACAAAGCAAACTCAAGAATTTTCTGTTTATCAATTTGGGCTGCATACTTCTTTCCTGCGGAGTTTATTTTTTCAAGATTCCAAACGGCTTTGCAACCGGAGGAGTAACGGGTATAGGCACAATTCTCGGTAAAATTACTCCCGTAACACCTGCCGCATGGATATGGATTTTGAATATTACCCTTTTGTTGCTCGGTTTTTTGTTTCTGGGCACAAAAAACGGAATAAAGACGGTTTACTGCAGTATGTTCTATTCAGCAGTCACATATGTCTTAGAGGTGGTCTTGCCGCTGTCGCAGCCGCTTACAAACCAACCGTTTATGGAGCTGGCATATGCCATGATTCTTACCTCCGTCGGCTCTGCAATGATTTTTAACAGCGATGCATCCTCCGGCGGAACCGATATTGCCGCGCTTATTCTGAAAAAATATACAAATGTCGACGTAGGCAAGGCATTGCTGGCGGTTGATTTCTTTGTTGCCGCAAGCTCCTTTGCTGTTTTCGGCGTTCAGATAGGCTTGTTCTCACTGATGGGCTTGTTTGCAAAGGCATTTATTGTTGACAGCATGATTGAAAATCTCAACACTTGCAAATATTTTATTGTAATTACGACCAAACGTGAGGAAATATCCGATTTTATCATAAAGACACTTCATCACGGGGTTACGGTTAATTCTGTTATCGGTGAATTTACAAAAGAAGAAAAAACCATGATTCATACAGTATGCAAACGAATTGAAGCCATAAGACTCCGTAACAAAGTCAAAGAAATCGATCCTCATTCGTTTATCATTATAACCACAAGCAGTGAAATTATCGGCAGAGGCTTCAGAAGCGTTTAA
- a CDS encoding DUF4432 family protein → MNKYIGNPTQIYGVEEMRLSGGKGDGMRMLYVRNGKGLEFWVSLDRCADITRLSLKGDNFSFISACGYVSPKYYDKDGIGFLKSFTAGFCTTCGLTAVGSPCTDDGEQLPLHGTISNTPCENFAYRIDDNNIYITATVRDARIFSHKLVLEREYVVSLAENKFTMTDTVKNTGSSEAPYEIMYHCNMGYPLLCEDTEIRIPSAEIVARNEHSVTGLADCLRVEGPQAEYEEMCFYHKFSGKAEVSIYNPKIKKGMKMIFDTNELKCFTQWKMMGEYDYVMGLEPGNCTPDGRDVMREKGMLEFIKPGESKKQTLNFEFVG, encoded by the coding sequence ATGAATAAGTATATAGGCAACCCAACACAAATTTACGGCGTAGAGGAAATGCGTCTTTCCGGAGGCAAAGGCGATGGTATGCGCATGCTATATGTGAGAAACGGAAAAGGACTTGAATTCTGGGTTTCACTTGATCGCTGTGCGGACATTACAAGGCTTAGTTTAAAAGGCGATAACTTTAGTTTTATTTCTGCTTGTGGGTATGTCTCTCCAAAATACTATGACAAGGATGGGATTGGATTTTTGAAATCCTTTACAGCCGGATTTTGCACCACATGCGGACTGACAGCTGTGGGAAGCCCTTGTACTGATGATGGCGAGCAGCTTCCGCTTCACGGGACGATATCAAATACCCCTTGCGAAAATTTCGCTTACCGAATAGATGATAACAACATTTATATCACGGCGACAGTGCGCGATGCACGCATCTTTTCTCACAAGCTTGTCCTTGAAAGAGAATATGTGGTGTCACTTGCTGAAAACAAATTTACAATGACGGATACTGTTAAAAATACAGGTTCATCTGAAGCACCGTATGAAATTATGTATCATTGCAATATGGGTTATCCGCTTCTGTGTGAGGATACTGAAATAAGAATCCCGTCAGCTGAAATCGTTGCCAGAAACGAACATTCTGTGACAGGACTGGCTGACTGTCTGAGGGTTGAAGGTCCGCAAGCAGAATATGAAGAAATGTGTTTTTATCATAAATTTTCAGGAAAGGCAGAAGTCAGCATATATAATCCCAAAATAAAAAAGGGCATGAAGATGATTTTCGATACAAATGAGCTTAAGTGCTTTACTCAATGGAAAATGATGGGAGAATATGACTATGTTATGGGACTTGAACCCGGAAACTGCACTCCTGACGGAAGAGATGTAATGAGAGAAAAGGGAATGCTTGAATTTATAAAACCGGGCGAATCAAAAAAACAGACATTAAACTTTGAATTTGTCGGTTAA
- a CDS encoding aminotransferase class V-fold PLP-dependent enzyme, which produces MKSKVLRGEVWTNTHPEIMEELMRINELEVDGKVGHDCYTKSATELMQKNFKDEIKVVYTSNGTAANIMAMKSMVDRWGTILCENHTHIHTYECGAFESMLGNKILAMEGKMGKLTPEVIGDYLNKIKNYKYLPQVVVITQPTELGVLYTNKEIKAICDFAHERDMYVYIDGARISNALVALDTSIAEMIEETGVDAFSFGGTKAGAMFGEMVIFRRAEHFTALEYLQKQALQHLDKSKFLGVQMEYLLKNEFWKKTASHANSQAKYLESKLIEKGIKIYYPVDTNAVFCILNEEQMNKANEKYDLSYWEKEIRLTRMVTTFATKREDVDELLSLI; this is translated from the coding sequence TTGAAATCAAAGGTATTAAGAGGGGAAGTCTGGACAAATACTCATCCGGAGATTATGGAAGAACTGATGAGAATAAATGAACTTGAAGTGGATGGCAAAGTTGGTCATGACTGCTATACAAAAAGTGCAACAGAGCTTATGCAAAAAAACTTCAAAGACGAAATAAAGGTTGTTTATACTTCAAACGGGACAGCTGCCAACATAATGGCAATGAAAAGTATGGTAGACAGATGGGGTACAATCCTTTGTGAAAACCATACTCATATACATACATACGAATGTGGTGCTTTTGAAAGTATGCTTGGTAATAAAATACTTGCTATGGAAGGCAAAATGGGCAAACTTACTCCCGAAGTAATAGGTGACTATTTGAATAAAATCAAAAACTATAAATATTTACCTCAGGTAGTTGTGATAACACAGCCTACAGAACTTGGTGTTTTATATACCAATAAAGAAATCAAGGCAATTTGTGATTTTGCTCATGAAAGAGATATGTATGTATATATTGACGGTGCAAGAATTTCAAATGCACTGGTGGCTCTTGATACAAGTATTGCTGAAATGATTGAAGAAACGGGCGTTGATGCGTTTTCTTTTGGTGGTACAAAAGCAGGTGCTATGTTCGGCGAAATGGTCATCTTCAGAAGAGCGGAGCATTTTACCGCTCTTGAATATTTGCAAAAACAAGCACTTCAGCATCTTGATAAGTCAAAATTCCTAGGTGTTCAGATGGAATATCTTTTGAAAAATGAATTTTGGAAAAAAACCGCCAGCCACGCAAATTCGCAGGCAAAATATCTGGAAAGTAAACTCATAGAAAAGGGAATAAAGATTTACTATCCCGTAGATACAAATGCTGTTTTTTGCATATTAAATGAAGAACAGATGAATAAAGCAAACGAAAAATACGACCTTTCATACTGGGAAAAAGAAATAAGGCTTACAAGAATGGTTACAACCTTTGCGACAAAACGGGAAGATGTGGATGAACTATTGTCACTTATATAA
- a CDS encoding glycoside hydrolase yields MIINKLDGELFWGGRVKDLMPYETGSGHMDGDMSSSYHNTGNQLGGMLLSNKGRVIFSNNPFDFDIREKEVEITAHQDIVMRMAGTTLKDAYLYMINNLLKKPEKTPPKEFFKMPQFNTWVELIYNQNQKDILEYAHSIINHGLPPGILMIDDNWQEQYGVWKFHEGRFPDPKAMMKELHEMGFKVLLWIVPFVSLDNETSREMIKRKLLIRDADGANPHVFKWWNGYSGILDFSNPETVEYFKGRMDWLMEEYGVDGFKFDAGQPFYYDTKLKYYKTPKTQVENSMHYCNFAAMYEYSELKDGFNAAHLPVLQRLGDKSHKWEEGVQTLIPGITAQAIMGYQFTCPDMIGGGSWVDFLPGKELDQELIVRYAQCCAFMPTMQFSVAPWRVLSEENLGYILDVIKLHDKYVPYILELIDKFMENGEPVVRMMEYNYPHKGYAQIKQQYMLGDKILVAPVVEKGVTKLDVILPEGKWLADDGTLYDGGQTVTVDAPLSRLPYFTLQ; encoded by the coding sequence ATGATTATCAATAAACTCGACGGTGAGCTGTTCTGGGGCGGACGTGTAAAAGACCTTATGCCCTACGAAACAGGCTCGGGACACATGGACGGCGATATGTCCTCCAGCTACCACAACACGGGAAACCAGCTGGGTGGCATGCTTCTTTCCAACAAAGGACGCGTTATTTTTTCCAACAATCCCTTTGATTTCGATATACGCGAAAAAGAGGTGGAAATAACGGCACATCAGGATATTGTCATGAGAATGGCGGGAACTACGCTCAAAGACGCCTATCTTTATATGATTAACAATCTTCTGAAAAAGCCCGAAAAAACTCCCCCGAAGGAGTTTTTCAAAATGCCGCAATTCAACACCTGGGTGGAGCTTATCTACAACCAGAACCAGAAAGATATACTGGAATATGCCCACAGCATTATAAACCACGGTCTGCCGCCGGGAATACTGATGATTGACGACAACTGGCAGGAACAGTACGGTGTATGGAAATTCCACGAAGGACGTTTTCCCGACCCCAAGGCAATGATGAAGGAGCTCCATGAAATGGGCTTCAAGGTTCTTTTGTGGATAGTACCCTTCGTAAGCCTTGACAACGAGACCTCCCGCGAAATGATTAAAAGAAAGCTTCTTATACGCGATGCCGACGGTGCAAATCCACATGTATTCAAGTGGTGGAACGGTTACAGCGGCATACTGGATTTTTCAAATCCCGAAACGGTAGAATACTTCAAGGGCAGAATGGACTGGCTGATGGAAGAATACGGCGTTGACGGCTTCAAATTCGATGCAGGTCAGCCCTTCTATTATGACACCAAGCTCAAATACTACAAAACACCAAAAACACAGGTTGAAAACTCCATGCATTACTGCAACTTTGCGGCAATGTACGAATACAGTGAGCTTAAGGACGGCTTTAACGCCGCTCATCTGCCCGTACTTCAGCGTCTGGGCGACAAAAGTCACAAATGGGAAGAAGGCGTGCAAACCCTTATTCCCGGCATTACAGCTCAGGCTATAATGGGATATCAGTTCACCTGTCCCGACATGATAGGCGGAGGAAGCTGGGTAGACTTTTTGCCCGGTAAGGAGCTTGACCAGGAGCTTATCGTAAGATATGCCCAGTGCTGTGCCTTTATGCCCACCATGCAATTCTCGGTTGCACCCTGGAGAGTGCTTTCGGAGGAAAATCTGGGTTACATACTGGACGTCATAAAGCTTCATGACAAATACGTCCCCTACATTCTGGAGCTTATCGACAAATTCATGGAAAACGGTGAGCCTGTTGTGCGCATGATGGAATACAACTATCCCCACAAGGGCTACGCGCAGATAAAACAACAATATATGCTGGGTGATAAAATACTGGTTGCACCCGTTGTAGAAAAAGGCGTCACAAAGCTTGACGTAATACTTCCCGAGGGCAAATGGCTGGCAGATGACGGAACGCTTTACGATGGCGGACAAACCGTTACGGTGGATGCCCCGCTCTCCCGTCTCCCGTATTTCACACTTCAGTAA
- a CDS encoding ABC transporter ATP-binding protein translates to MLKRFISYYKPHKKLFIMDMCAALLVALIGVVYPIVTRRMLNDLIPNRNYIMIVVAGVAVLMLYIIRMLLDYFIQYYGHVMGVKMQAQMRTDMFTHLQKLPYSYYDDNETGKIMSRMTNDLMNISELAHHGPENLIISSLTVIISFCYLITIDVYLTLIIFACVPFLLGISMLLRKKMRNAFTESRKAVATINAALESSISGIRVTKAFTNSAKEEEKFEQGNDEFVTARSKAYSAMGQFHSGTSFITNVFNVVILIAGGLFLYSGRIDFADYSTFIVSVNLFIGPVTTLIGFMEQYQDGVTGFERFLEIIDAKPEEDRENAVDIAKAEGHIRFENVSYGYNDSENVLKNVTLDIPKGKTLALVGPSGGGKTTICHLIPRFYDIAEGNIYIDGKETRDITRESLRRNIGIVQQDIYLFNASIRENILYGRPDASEQDVMEAAKRANIHEYIMSLPEGYETQIGERGVKLSGGQKQRLSIARVFLKNPPILILDEATSALDNATEILIQQSLDELCKGRTTLVVAHRLSTIRGADEIAVISGGEITEIGTHEELLKNGGVYAGLYHATEKK, encoded by the coding sequence ATGTTGAAAAGATTTATAAGCTATTATAAACCGCACAAAAAGCTTTTTATAATGGATATGTGTGCGGCATTGCTTGTGGCACTCATCGGTGTTGTTTACCCCATTGTTACAAGAAGAATGCTCAATGACCTTATCCCCAATCGCAATTATATTATGATTGTTGTGGCGGGTGTTGCAGTGCTGATGCTGTACATTATCAGAATGCTGCTTGATTATTTCATACAGTACTACGGTCATGTTATGGGTGTTAAAATGCAGGCGCAGATGCGTACCGACATGTTCACGCATTTGCAAAAGCTTCCGTACAGCTATTATGACGACAACGAAACGGGAAAAATAATGAGCCGTATGACCAACGATCTTATGAATATAAGTGAATTGGCGCACCATGGCCCGGAAAACCTTATAATTTCTTCGCTTACGGTTATAATTTCATTTTGCTATCTTATTACCATTGATGTTTACCTGACACTTATTATCTTTGCCTGCGTTCCTTTTCTGCTGGGCATCTCCATGCTTCTGCGTAAAAAAATGCGCAATGCCTTTACCGAAAGCCGTAAGGCGGTTGCTACCATAAATGCGGCGCTGGAAAGCAGTATTTCGGGAATACGTGTTACGAAAGCCTTTACCAACTCCGCAAAAGAAGAGGAAAAATTTGAGCAGGGTAATGACGAATTTGTAACTGCGCGCAGTAAGGCGTACAGCGCTATGGGACAGTTCCATTCCGGCACTTCATTTATAACCAATGTGTTCAATGTGGTGATACTTATTGCAGGCGGTTTATTTCTTTACAGCGGACGCATAGATTTTGCGGATTATTCCACATTCATAGTATCGGTCAATCTGTTTATAGGCCCCGTGACTACGCTTATCGGCTTTATGGAGCAGTATCAGGACGGTGTTACGGGCTTTGAAAGGTTTTTGGAGATAATAGACGCAAAGCCCGAAGAGGACAGAGAAAATGCAGTGGATATCGCCAAGGCAGAGGGTCACATAAGATTTGAAAATGTTTCTTATGGCTATAATGACAGCGAAAATGTTCTTAAAAACGTGACACTTGATATTCCCAAGGGCAAGACACTTGCATTGGTAGGTCCCAGCGGCGGCGGCAAAACCACCATATGCCATCTTATACCGCGTTTTTATGACATTGCCGAGGGCAACATTTATATCGACGGTAAGGAAACACGGGATATAACCCGTGAGTCACTGCGTCGCAATATAGGTATAGTTCAGCAGGATATCTATCTTTTTAATGCCTCCATTCGCGAAAACATACTTTACGGCAGACCGGATGCAAGTGAGCAAGATGTGATGGAAGCGGCAAAGAGAGCCAATATTCACGAATACATAATGAGTCTGCCCGAGGGGTACGAAACTCAGATAGGCGAAAGAGGCGTAAAGCTGTCGGGCGGACAAAAGCAGAGGCTCAGTATTGCCAGAGTGTTCCTCAAAAATCCGCCCATTCTCATTTTGGACGAAGCTACAAGTGCGCTGGATAATGCCACCGAAATACTTATACAGCAGTCGTTGGACGAATTGTGCAAAGGAAGAACCACACTTGTTGTTGCACACCGCCTTTCTACCATCCGCGGTGCGGATGAAATAGCGGTAATATCGGGCGGAGAGATAACAGAAATCGGCACGCATGAAGAGCTTTTGAAAAATGGCGGAGTATACGCCGGACTTTACCATGCAACGGAAAAGAAATAA
- a CDS encoding sulfate adenylyltransferase subunit 2, with the protein MDHLDRLESRSIHILREAYASFKNMCMLWSIGKDSTVLLCLARKAFFGHVPFPLVHIDTHYKIPEMIEYRDRLAREWHLDMVYGENTKALEEKSTFPDGNVSRIECCRNLKTDALKHTLSGEWPRYRMNHDTKMYERDTNTEPYTGVIVGVRADEEGSRSKERYFSPRDKNNDWDIGDQPPEFWGQYKTDFAPGTHIRIHPLLDWTELDVWEYIRRENVPVVSLYFDQGDGKRYRSLGCWPCTMPVDSDAKNLDDIIEELKSGKFANIAERSGRAQDKEDGGGLEELRKDGYM; encoded by the coding sequence ATGGATCATCTTGACAGGCTTGAAAGCCGCAGTATTCATATTCTGCGGGAAGCATACGCATCTTTCAAAAACATGTGTATGCTGTGGTCGATAGGAAAGGACAGCACCGTTCTTCTGTGCCTTGCCCGAAAAGCATTTTTCGGTCATGTTCCCTTTCCGCTTGTTCATATTGACACTCACTACAAGATACCCGAAATGATAGAGTACCGTGACAGACTTGCCAGAGAGTGGCATCTTGACATGGTGTACGGCGAAAACACAAAAGCGCTTGAGGAAAAAAGCACTTTTCCCGACGGCAACGTAAGCCGTATTGAGTGCTGCCGCAATCTGAAAACAGATGCCCTCAAGCACACTCTCAGCGGAGAATGGCCGCGTTACCGCATGAATCACGATACCAAGATGTACGAGCGTGACACTAACACCGAGCCGTACACCGGCGTCATCGTAGGTGTTCGTGCAGACGAGGAAGGAAGCCGTTCCAAGGAAAGGTATTTTTCTCCCAGAGACAAGAACAACGACTGGGATATCGGCGACCAGCCACCGGAATTCTGGGGACAGTACAAAACAGATTTTGCCCCCGGAACACACATACGGATACACCCCCTCCTGGACTGGACGGAATTGGACGTATGGGAATACATACGACGAGAGAACGTTCCTGTTGTATCTCTTTATTTCGACCAGGGCGATGGCAAGCGTTACCGTTCTCTGGGATGCTGGCCCTGCACAATGCCGGTGGATTCGGATGCAAAGAATCTTGACGATATTATAGAAGAACTCAAAAGCGGAAAATTTGCTAATATTGCCGAACGTTCCGGACGTGCTCAGGACAAAGAAGACGGCGGCGGATTGGAGGAGCTGAGAAAAGATGGCTACATGTAA
- a CDS encoding GTP-binding protein, producing MATCNNERENHMNIVIVGHVDHGKSTVIGRLLADTHSLPEGKLEQIQEMCRRTSKPFEYAFLLDALKDERSQGITIDTARSFFKTDKRKYIIIDAPGHIEFLKNMITGASRAEAALLVIDAHEGIKENSRRHGYMLSMLGIRQVAILVNKMDLVNYDKTVYDSVVNEYSEFLRKINITPSCFIPISAMKGDNIASNSSNMPWSNHTVLEALDEFTQAGETDDLPFRMPVQDVYKFTSSGDDRRIIAGMIETGKLKNGDSVVFYPSGKKTTVKRLEAFNAPLPDEVSAGMSAGFTINEQIYAKRGELCAIAGQPAPQVSTKIKASIFWLGKESMEKHKIYHVKIGTAKVEARLETIVNVLDASNLSTNKKETIDRHEVADCIISFEKPVAFDLAQDMPTTSRFVIVDKYEIAGGGIITDVVDDEHSDSRKKILLRNYKWEQSHISMARRAEKYNQKPHLVLITGQAAVGKKDIAKALEAKLFDDGRIVYYLGIGSVLYGIGQDLKVKNGEVQKSEIGDRDEHIRRLGEVANILLDAGAILVATAGGLTQSDLELLKLAVSEDSITTVWIGDNKDTDVSIDMLISENEPKESAALQIKSKLQNKGIIFKPW from the coding sequence ATGGCTACATGTAATAACGAACGTGAAAACCACATGAACATTGTCATTGTGGGGCATGTTGACCACGGCAAAAGTACTGTTATCGGCAGACTTCTTGCGGATACTCATTCTCTGCCGGAGGGAAAGCTGGAGCAGATACAGGAAATGTGCCGCAGAACCTCCAAGCCATTTGAATACGCCTTTTTGCTTGATGCTCTCAAGGACGAACGTTCTCAGGGCATAACCATTGACACAGCCAGGAGTTTCTTTAAAACAGACAAAAGAAAGTATATCATCATCGATGCTCCCGGTCACATAGAGTTTCTTAAAAACATGATAACCGGCGCCTCCCGCGCAGAAGCGGCTTTGCTTGTTATTGACGCGCACGAGGGTATAAAGGAAAACTCCAGACGTCACGGATATATGCTGTCCATGCTGGGCATAAGACAAGTTGCAATACTTGTAAACAAAATGGACCTTGTAAATTATGACAAGACCGTTTACGACAGTGTGGTAAATGAATACTCTGAGTTTTTGCGGAAAATTAATATCACTCCCTCCTGCTTTATTCCCATAAGTGCCATGAAGGGAGACAATATAGCTTCAAATTCCTCAAATATGCCGTGGAGTAACCACACCGTGCTTGAAGCGCTGGACGAATTTACTCAGGCAGGTGAAACAGATGACCTTCCTTTCCGTATGCCGGTACAGGATGTATACAAATTCACCTCTTCGGGCGATGACCGCCGTATTATAGCAGGTATGATAGAAACAGGCAAGCTCAAAAACGGCGACAGTGTGGTATTCTATCCCTCCGGTAAAAAGACCACCGTGAAGCGCCTTGAAGCCTTCAATGCACCTCTTCCCGACGAGGTAAGTGCCGGAATGTCGGCAGGCTTCACAATAAATGAGCAGATATACGCGAAACGCGGTGAGCTGTGTGCCATTGCAGGTCAGCCTGCGCCACAGGTAAGCACCAAAATCAAAGCAAGTATTTTCTGGCTTGGCAAAGAAAGCATGGAAAAGCACAAGATTTACCATGTTAAAATCGGAACGGCAAAGGTGGAGGCGCGTCTTGAAACCATTGTGAATGTACTTGATGCCTCTAATCTTTCCACCAACAAAAAGGAAACTATCGACCGCCACGAGGTTGCCGACTGCATTATTTCCTTTGAAAAGCCGGTCGCCTTTGACCTGGCACAGGACATGCCCACAACAAGCCGTTTTGTTATTGTGGATAAGTACGAAATCGCCGGTGGCGGCATCATCACCGACGTTGTGGATGATGAGCACTCCGACAGCCGTAAAAAAATTCTTCTGCGCAACTACAAATGGGAGCAAAGCCATATTTCCATGGCGCGCCGAGCAGAAAAATACAACCAGAAGCCTCACCTTGTTCTTATTACAGGTCAGGCGGCAGTAGGCAAAAAGGACATTGCCAAGGCACTGGAGGCAAAACTGTTTGATGACGGACGCATTGTTTACTATCTTGGCATCGGCAGTGTACTTTACGGCATAGGACAGGACCTCAAGGTGAAAAACGGAGAGGTTCAGAAATCCGAAATTGGCGATCGTGACGAACATATACGCCGACTTGGCGAAGTAGCAAACATTCTTCTGGATGCAGGCGCAATACTGGTTGCAACGGCGGGCGGACTCACCCAAAGCGACCTTGAACTGTTAAAGCTGGCTGTCAGCGAGGACAGCATCACCACGGTATGGATAGGTGACAATAAGGACACCGACGTTTCAATCGACATGCTCATTTCGGAAAACGAACCCAAAGAAAGTGCCGCGCTCCAAATAAAGAGCAAATTACAGAATAAGGGTATAATTTTTAAACCTTGGTAA